A stretch of the Nicotiana tabacum cultivar K326 chromosome 6, ASM71507v2, whole genome shotgun sequence genome encodes the following:
- the LOC107794073 gene encoding serine/arginine-rich splicing factor RS40 isoform X1 — MRPIFCGNFEFDTRQSELERLFKRYGKVDRVDMKSGFAFVYMDDERDAEDAIQGLDRIDFGRKGRRLRVEWSKEERSRKPEVSRKFSSFRVSKTLFVINFDPYNTRTRDLERHFDPHGKILNIRIRRNFAFIQFESQEDATRALDATNMSKLMDRVITVEYAIKDDDDKRDGSGPGKTHDRSPRRGYDRGRSRSPYGRDRPSPDYGRGRDRPSPDYGRGRDRLSPDYGRGRNQLSPDYSRGRDRLNPDYGRGPSPSPKHRERNSENARGHSPAVGKERNPGHGNGRTPSPRRGRSGPGNGLVSSPLESRSPGYGDRPSPSPQRERRKKYSPDGYNPGSSPSSKPEPVESPVCDGRESSERYRSRSPPLRERSRS; from the exons ATGAGACCAATTTTCTGTGGTAACTTTGAGTTTGACACCAGACAGTCTGAGTTGGAAAGGCTTTTCAAAAGATATGGCAAGGTTGATAGGGTGGATATGAAATCTG GTTTTGCTTTTGTTTATATGGATGATGAAAGAGATGCAGAGGACGCTATTCAAGGGCTTGACCGAATAGATTTTGGCAGAAAGGGGCGCAGGCTTCGTGTTGAGTGGTCAAAG GAAGAACGGAGCAGAAAGCCTGAGGTTTCTAGAAAATTTTCAAGTTTCAGAGTTTCCAAGACTTTGTTTGTCATAAATTTTGATCCATATAATACTAGGACAAGGGATCTGGAGAGGCACTTTGATCCACATGGAAAAATACTCAACATAAGGATCCGAAGGAATTTTGCATTTATTCAATTTGAATCACAGGAGGATGCCACTAGAGCCCTGGATGCTACCAATATGAG TAAGCTGATGGATCGAGTTATTACTGTGGAGTATGCGATCAAAGACGATGATGATAAGAGAGATGGGTCTGGTCCCGGTAAAACCCATGATAGATCACCTAGGAGAGGTTATGACCGAGGTCGATCTCGTAGTCCTTATGGAAGAGATCGGCCAAGTCCTGACTATGGCCGTGGTCGAGATCGGCCAAGTCCTGACTATGGTCGTGGGAGAGATCGGCTAAGTCCTGACTATGGTCGTGGTAGAAATCAGTTAAGTCCTGACTACAGTCGCGGCAGAGATCGGCTAAATCCTGATTATGGTCGTGGCCCTAGCCCAAGTCCAAAGCATAGAGAAAGGAATTCTGAGAATGCCCGTGGCCATAGTCCAGCTGTAGGAAAGGAGAGAAATCCTGGTCATGGGAATGGTCGTACACCTAGCCCTCGTAGAGGAAGATCTGGTCCAGGAAATGGCCTCGTGAGCAGTCCTCTGGAAAGCAGAAGTCCTGGTTATGGTGATAGACCAAGTCCTAGTCCTCAACGGGAGAGGAGAAAGAAATATAGCCCGGATGGTTATAATCCTGGCAGCAGCCCAAGTTCTAAACCGGAACCTGTAGAAAGTCCTGTATGTGATGGGAGGGAAAGTTCAGAGCGATACAGGAG TCGTTCACCTCCATTGCGGGAAAGATCACGCTCCTAA
- the LOC107794073 gene encoding uncharacterized protein LOC107794073 isoform X2 yields the protein MDDERDAEDAIQGLDRIDFGRKGRRLRVEWSKEERSRKPEVSRKFSSFRVSKTLFVINFDPYNTRTRDLERHFDPHGKILNIRIRRNFAFIQFESQEDATRALDATNMSKLMDRVITVEYAIKDDDDKRDGSGPGKTHDRSPRRGYDRGRSRSPYGRDRPSPDYGRGRDRPSPDYGRGRDRLSPDYGRGRNQLSPDYSRGRDRLNPDYGRGPSPSPKHRERNSENARGHSPAVGKERNPGHGNGRTPSPRRGRSGPGNGLVSSPLESRSPGYGDRPSPSPQRERRKKYSPDGYNPGSSPSSKPEPVESPVCDGRESSERYRSRSPPLRERSRS from the exons ATGGATGATGAAAGAGATGCAGAGGACGCTATTCAAGGGCTTGACCGAATAGATTTTGGCAGAAAGGGGCGCAGGCTTCGTGTTGAGTGGTCAAAG GAAGAACGGAGCAGAAAGCCTGAGGTTTCTAGAAAATTTTCAAGTTTCAGAGTTTCCAAGACTTTGTTTGTCATAAATTTTGATCCATATAATACTAGGACAAGGGATCTGGAGAGGCACTTTGATCCACATGGAAAAATACTCAACATAAGGATCCGAAGGAATTTTGCATTTATTCAATTTGAATCACAGGAGGATGCCACTAGAGCCCTGGATGCTACCAATATGAG TAAGCTGATGGATCGAGTTATTACTGTGGAGTATGCGATCAAAGACGATGATGATAAGAGAGATGGGTCTGGTCCCGGTAAAACCCATGATAGATCACCTAGGAGAGGTTATGACCGAGGTCGATCTCGTAGTCCTTATGGAAGAGATCGGCCAAGTCCTGACTATGGCCGTGGTCGAGATCGGCCAAGTCCTGACTATGGTCGTGGGAGAGATCGGCTAAGTCCTGACTATGGTCGTGGTAGAAATCAGTTAAGTCCTGACTACAGTCGCGGCAGAGATCGGCTAAATCCTGATTATGGTCGTGGCCCTAGCCCAAGTCCAAAGCATAGAGAAAGGAATTCTGAGAATGCCCGTGGCCATAGTCCAGCTGTAGGAAAGGAGAGAAATCCTGGTCATGGGAATGGTCGTACACCTAGCCCTCGTAGAGGAAGATCTGGTCCAGGAAATGGCCTCGTGAGCAGTCCTCTGGAAAGCAGAAGTCCTGGTTATGGTGATAGACCAAGTCCTAGTCCTCAACGGGAGAGGAGAAAGAAATATAGCCCGGATGGTTATAATCCTGGCAGCAGCCCAAGTTCTAAACCGGAACCTGTAGAAAGTCCTGTATGTGATGGGAGGGAAAGTTCAGAGCGATACAGGAG TCGTTCACCTCCATTGCGGGAAAGATCACGCTCCTAA
- the LOC107794072 gene encoding protein DETOXIFICATION 49-like, with amino-acid sequence MCHSNEPYGEANFLSIKVAQEADMFAPLIPKSPTNQYQAQNSEVPNYPHKTNNKITHLSLIFKEAQSIANIAFPMILTGLLLYSRSMISMLFLGRLGDLALAGGSLAIGFANITGYSILSGLAMGMEPICGQAFGAQKYNLLGLTLQRTILLLLLTSFPIALLWVNMKTILLYCGQDEDIATEAQSYLFYALPDLFAQSLLHPLRIYLRTQSITLPLTCCAVLAILLHIPINFLLVTKLNLGVKGVALSSVWTNFNLVVSLIIYIIISGLYKKTWQKLSMEIIKGWKSLLNLAIPSCISVCLEWWWYEIMILLCGLLINPKATVASMGILIQTTSLIYIFPSSLSFSVSTRVGNKLGARRPDKAKVAAIVGLAGSFILGFSALFFAVTVRKVWAKMFTNDKEILALTSLVLPIIGLCELGNCPQTTGCGVLRGTARPKVGANINLGCFYLVGMPVAVGLSFYAGFDFQGLWLGLLAAQASCMVTMLLVLLHTDWDFEAQRAKELTGTTTVSNFLDHNKETEENNKQLNENFLC; translated from the coding sequence ATGTGCCATTCAAACGAACCATACGGAGAAGCAAATTTCCTCTCCATTAAAGTTGCTCAAGAAGCCGACATGTTTGCCCCTTTGATACCCAAAAGCCCAACAAATCAATATCAAGCCcagaattctgaggtccctaatTACCCCCATaaaaccaacaacaaaatcactCATCTTTCCCTTATTTTCAAAGAAGCTCAATCCATTGCTAATATCGCTTTTCCTATGATTCTCACCGGTCTTTTACTTTACTCCCGCTCTATGATCTCTATGCTTTTTCTTGGCCGGCTCGGTGATTTAGCACTAGCCGGCGGTTCTCTTGCTATTGGATTCGCTAACATCACTGGATATTCAATCCTTTCTGGTTTAGCCATGGGTATGGAACCCATTTGCGGACAAGCTTTTGGTGCCCAAAAATACAATCTTCTTGGGCTAACTTTGCAAAGAaccattcttttacttttattaacTTCATTTCCAATTGCTCTGCTTTGGGTTAATATGAAAACCATTTTACTCTATTGTGGCCAAGATGAAGATATTGCTACAGAAGCACAATCTTATCTTTTCTATGCACTTCCTGATTTATTCGCCCAATCTTTACTTCACCCTTTGCGTATTTATCTGAGAACTCAATCTATAACTCTGCCTTTAACTTGTTGCGCTGTCCTCGCAATTCTTCTGCATATACCCATAAATTTTCTTCTTGTTACTAAACTTAATTTAGGGGTCAAAGGAGTTGCCCTGAGTAGTGTTTGGACTAACTTCAATCTAGTAGTTTCTTtaattatctatattattatctcTGGTCTATATAAAAAGACATGGCAAAAGTTGTCAATGGAGATTATCAAAGGATGGAAATCGCTATTAAATTTAGCGATCCCAAGCTGCATTTCTGTCTGTTTAGAATGGTGGTGGTACGAGATAATGATTTTGTTATGTGGGCTATTGATAAACCCGAAAGCTACAGTGGCTTCAATGGGCATTTTAATCCAAACAACTTCATTGATATATATATTCCCATCTTCTCTTAGCTTCAGCGTGTCAACAAGAGTGGGAAATAAATTAGGAGCAAGGCGACCGGATAAAGCTAAGGTTGCTGCCATTGTAGGACTTGCTGGCAGCTTCATTTTGGGCTTTTCAGCACTGTTTTTCGCGGTGACAGTGAGGAAAGTTTGGGCCAAGATGTTCACTAATGACAAGGAGATTTTGGCGTTAACATCACTTGTATTACCAATAATTGGGCTTTGTGAACTGGGAAATTGCCCACAAACAACTGGCTGTGGGGTACTGAGAGGAACAGCAAGGCCTAAAGTTGGAGCAAATATAAATTTAGGTTGCTTTTATCTTGTTGGAATGCCAGTAGCAGTGGGGCTAAGTTTTTATGCAGGGTTTGATTTTCAAGGATTATGGCTTGGATTATTGGCTGCTCAGGCTTCTTGTATGGTGACCATGTTACTTGTTTTGCTCCATACAGATTGGGATTTTGAAGCACAAAGAGCCAAAGAACTAACAGGAACTACTACTGTTAGCAACTTTCTTGATCACAACAaagaaactgaagaaaataataagcagctcaatgaaaattttttatgttaa